A window of Salvia splendens isolate huo1 chromosome 8, SspV2, whole genome shotgun sequence genomic DNA:
GTCATGttcgacgacgtgttgacggGTGCAACGGGGGACACAGTGGATGGAACAGTGACAGCGGCGGTAGATgggtcagtcgacatctccaagcaaaggTGTTGATTAAGTTCAGTTGGTGTGTGTAAACTCCTTTAGTGGCAagaatatctcgtcttgcgattgttgagtttgagatacaatcttgccggccgaaaattacacggaaaaaacAAGGAGAAAATTATACAGAAACAACTGAAAAATTACAAGGAAAAGCTTGTGGAAaacggtaagccgagtcgaggagtcctctttccgcaaaaTGAGATATGCCCCGATGGTGCTCTCGGTTTAGCGTGTCGTCCCTAAAGATAAAACGGTTTCATCTCttaagtagcagcaccgctagcagcagagctccggcgaacgggagtaaggcgggggcagagcttcgacggggtTGCTGGAGTCAAAAGACATAATGTCTGTCATCAAGGCCATTGACTGtaaccgtcggggtccatcggggaccttttgtctcctgTTATGCGGCAGGGTCCaacggggaccttttgtctcccgttatgcgtcggggtccgtcggggatagcgtggagtttgaggtggtctaaaaagaacaagaggggggcttgaaccacgctcaacaAACAGCTCTAAAAAACAACCCAAATACCAATTGACAAGATCCAAGGCGCACGGTGCACAGTTCGCGGctcgcgtgtgcgcgcgtgtgggctcttgtCACCtatcttattccacgataattgttacacataataattcatattattaaatacttcatcaaacaAGTTTATCATCCctgatgtgggataattaacactcatttaattaatcccttagtttttatcatagctcatttctagctttattgtgaccaaatTTAATATATTGTTTCTCACTCACcaggaatcggatttgagaaaatgaatatattacggtcatctactcggaacgtaaattgacgctattgcatttaatttcacaaaattaaatgtcttataatatttattattagtcaaagttaTTTGaacaagcacgattccaacaggTACTAATTGTTGATCGGGAACGGTTTTTGCCACCGTCGATCTGTAattggggtttgccgtttgaaatgTATGACGATGTGTAGTAGGGATACGTGTGAGATTCTAGGGTTTATTTTTAATCAATGGGTTTATTTGTATTCCTTATTTCGTGcctttttgttttaaattaggTGGTCTTTTTTTGAATTAAATGTATGGTTTTCTTAATTCATATCCATGGGAAATTGGGAATGGAGTAATAAGTAATgaaatttattgttttatttgtatcctttttttctaattttaaactCTTTGAGTATTTTGCatgatttttttagttaaatgggctttttaatttattcttcaactattaatattaatatttgagtATTTTGCATGATGTTTTTAGTTAAAGAGTAAACTATAACAATGGTTGTTGATCTATGGTTTATCTTGTCAATAGTCTCTGGtctttaaaaatatttacagTAGTTCCTGGACTAAGGGCATATTTTAAAATCGGTCCTTTTTGCAATTTTTCACCCAAAAATTTCCTTTTGGGGGTCGGTTAATTTTGTCTTTACATAATTTTCACTTTTTTAATcatatattttttcaataatgtactaaatctgatattatttcaaatttatatattcTTCTTCCATTTGCCATCCTtcactttatttctttatttcaatatcagatttaatttcataaaattaatttaaaaatctagatttttaaatatccataaattatttgaattaaaattattaatttatgaattCTTTCTCAACTCACAACTATCTatatagaaataaaactatgcagTCACTTCacacaaatttttttataatagaatacataaattaataattttaattcaaaataatttattggtatttaaaatttaaatttaattttataaagttaaatttgatattgaaatataaaaaataaagtgaaggatgacaaatgGAAGAAAAAGGATACCGCGCCATCCTAGAGGGGCAAGGATCCAAGCCccttagctcaagtggttgagaaggggggcaaggataccgcgccatcctagaggtcacgtgttcgacccctgggaggcgcATCTTGGGGATTTATTTCCCCTGGGGGGTGATGAGTTCACTGGCCTGAACCCAGGAGCGAGGGGAGATAGGTTAACTGGTCAGGCCCATAATTGGGAAGATAGGTTAACTGGTCTAGACCCGTGACTGGAGGGAAGGTAGGTGGACCCGTTGGTCCCCTCCaagacaacgaagcgcagctcggtggtaagacgcttcacctccgaccgttaggccgggggtccgagtcacttcgggggtagatggggaaccatcgttgatcctccttaaaaaaaatggaagaaaaagataattttgaaataatatcaaatttagtacatcattgaaataatatcagattgaaAATGTGAAAATTGTGTAAAGACGTAATTACACGGCCCCCAAAAGGGCATTTTCAGGTGAAAAAATGCAAAAGGACCGATTTtgaaataaacccttagtccagggcTACTGAGGATCTTTTTAAAATACAATGACTATTGgcgagataaactcatagttcatagaccatttttgtagttcattcttaattaaatggatctttttaatttatacttCAACTATTAATATTCATCTACTAATGATGTAGTCTCATTTTATGCACTAATCAAATCAGTTACTATTTGGTTTTAgattatcacaaccatccaatccaAGAACCGTGATTTGTACAGTGTTTTATATTATCACAACCATCAAATCAGTTAGTATTTTAGTGTATATATCCTCTTTGATCGGCatattttcctttattttattatataaattctcttatcttaaaattttatgaaaactttATGATCCGTGCATAGCACGAATGCTAATACTAGTAAGAAAATAACTAGCCTAGTGAATTTCTTTTTCTGCTGGTTGAAAAATCTCCATTCTATTTTTCCTGATGATGCTTTTAAAAAATGAACTTCATTGGTTGATTCAGAATTCATTGGTTGATTCAGAAGACCTCTTCCTTGATCTTGATTCTTGATAGCATCTATTGATACTTTCCAAGTTAGAACAAAGAGGGAATCACTCAATTTCCTGGATTctaattctattttatatatagaattattctatattttttatttctgcAGATTCTATTTCTGTAGATTAGATCTCGCACAAATACTTTCGATATGCAATACACATCTATATTTATTATGTTATTGAAAGGGTTGTCTTATATACAAAACAATCTAAAGTGTATAACCTAGAACTACATTTCATCCATTGaatgaggaaaaaggatggTCAAGATCAAATTTCATACATAATCACAATGCATCGGTTATAACCACCCCACTAATCATGTTTTCAATTCAAATTTGGTCTTGGTTCTACATTTAAGATTGGTTCTACATTTAAGAAttgttatatcttgatcacaaccCGTTATTGAAATACACATCTATATTTATTATGTCCAAACTCATCCGTAACCATATCTATCATTAACTACCCCACTCCCGAATTAATCATGTAGACTAATGTTTAAATGGTTGAGATCATCCCACATCAACAACTCTATTTAAAGAATCGCTTATCTAAATCTAAAAATATGCTACATGCCAGAAATGTAACAAACAATAATCAAATATTGGCTTACTCATTTAATGCACCTATTCCACATATACAATTCCCTCATAAAATATCACCAAGGATGTATTGATTTTTATGTACATCACAAATTCCAACAACGACTTCTTAAAACCAATAACTATCCGGGCATCTCTACATTCGAAATTTTTGTGTTTCAAATCTTATCAAAGTACTGTCCcactaaaatggaaatatttttttagattatccctttaaaaatgaaatatttcttaaaatgaaaataattctatttctaatttatcatctctcttactttaccctctcttcattaactaacaaaacaacactacataaaatcacgTATCAATTctcaaatgttgcatatttaatgagcggatggagtattatattactTCAAAACTTTAGCCGCATGTGCTTGTCATTTCCATAAATTCCACTCCAATTCCAGATCCAGAATCGAACTCATCATAAAATTAAGTTCTCCTCAATCCAAACAAACATATCAAAAATGATGAATGGTGGCCAAGACTTTGCATCAACTCTTTCCCAACGTGACAAGTTTTTATCGAGGCATCACAAAAGGTACAATTCCTCCAAGCAGGCGGGTGGCGAGGCATCATTCCGGGTGTTGTACTACGGCGCCGGCGCCGGCTCCGTGCCGTTCCTGTGGGAGTCTCAGCCCGGGACGCCTAAGCACAAGCTCAGCGACGGCCCTCTCCCGCCATTGACTCCGCCACCGCAGTTCCATTCGAGCCCTCTGGCTAGCCCTGGCTCGAAGAAGAAGCACCGTCGCAAGATTTTCAATATAGTCTTAGCGACGACTCCTTGGAGGAAATCCAGCGCTCCCACTTCCCCGCGAAAGCCGTCACCGTCGAAAGAGAGTGAGAGAGCTGGATTATGTTCGGTTCATTTTGATGTCGAGGAAGATGAGTATGATGAGGCAGGAAGGGATTCACCAACGTCAACGTTGTGTTTTCGTGGTGGTAGGACTAATAGTGTCAAGAAAGTGGTGAAGTGCATTGCTGGCCCTCGCAATTTctaattgtttttattaaacaaaatggTTGATATTCGATTTGTAGTCCCGATAAAATGCAAGctttatatattgtacaaacttcaaactctTGAACATAGTATCaacagtgtaaaatttcaagattttgatgttaatACAGTATCAACACAACGTCAACACAACGTCAACTGTTTACACTGTGTTGCCATTTTTTGGTGCTATtgttttatcatctgttgacattttttaacagttcagatcatagtttggagtttgtacaatatttaaagtTTGCATTGTATATCATGAGACATATAGCTTGCTTTTTAATTTCGTGTTGGATTGATAATGTCCTGGTCTTGTGTTAAAGAAATCCGAGTGACAAATATAATCATGTTATAGAGTTTGATTTGGTTGAgttgaatttaatatttttgtgtgtgtgttttttaattaatatggtTGAATGTGCGTAGTTCGTGCAACACTAACTCTTCTAGTTCTAGTCATCCTCAATTCCAACTTAAAATATGTATAATGGATGGTTTTGTTCTTATACGTCTATTTTTCTGAAGATAACGTGTGTTTATATTTAAACGCATAAAATTATTTGTATGAGAAGCATGTATAAGTTGTATATAAGATTAAATATACCATTTTTATCCAAATAACAATTATTCAAGGCGATCCAGCGATGTAGAAAAACATGGTCTCATTTGACAGGATAGGGcatgatgggatacgaactaaacaactaaacaataattgcgagcccaatagcagtgacggcccatcagcccaaaacccaaggaagagtatcagttcggcacaaccaaagggttcggtcacagcctatagctcggtaaaagccgacccagcagttcggtccaagaaagagtatcagttcggcacaaccaaagagttcggtcacagcctatagctcggtaaaagccgaccaatcgagctcaactctcataTCGGCAAAAgcttcggcacaaccaaagagttcggtcacagcctatagctcggtaaaagccgacctatcgagctcaactctcagatcggcaaaagctgatcggcaaagttcagcagttcggtctcagtattcgaccgaacaaggagatagtggacccatgcaggatctccacgacctccattacacccacgatctatttagtggtattaagcagttatcaacctgcaaaccacgatcttagttcgaatgtataaatagaacttagatcagatagacgagggttaagctctctagatcctgaat
This region includes:
- the LOC121745842 gene encoding uncharacterized protein LOC121745842; this translates as MMNGGQDFASTLSQRDKFLSRHHKRYNSSKQAGGEASFRVLYYGAGAGSVPFLWESQPGTPKHKLSDGPLPPLTPPPQFHSSPLASPGSKKKHRRKIFNIVLATTPWRKSSAPTSPRKPSPSKESERAGLCSVHFDVEEDEYDEAGRDSPTSTLCFRGGRTNSVKKVVKCIAGPRNF